One stretch of Chiloscyllium plagiosum isolate BGI_BamShark_2017 chromosome 17, ASM401019v2, whole genome shotgun sequence DNA includes these proteins:
- the mylk3 gene encoding myosin light chain kinase 3 isoform X2 — MEMLHKDSQLYRSVRLSTGGFNVSDYIKRFAGNNKADEKGAKPKHEYSNRGVQGQVNRELFEEANEDIETGGNVQKDKDEHAKANSIILVASQATINSEGGKSLHQPPVSAGKHKDPEGASATTNTSGGVCKKEISTVTKKVKEVPQENKKYTQNQTSTTDNMKEINKISTNNDSYKTHGVERSQGKETDNVTIEPPEASLVINQSKVVGNSSALVQRAFETTQVMPVIPSEKVNSEETATKELVPASCEGQKEPHKKHKVQQKPKEDMQATILQKTTKDKESAQDENVCKLSKPSVTQEKGLKNIKIQTSQRSEKSAESCQNKAENKCKSDTGSKLKDSKELQKASNESENITEMNVLAKKETDSTEITNKEPDQKGSVEKPEDHIIIDDSPSPPAPFSHRIVTTKKILVTSSYTVHYNEVLGGGRFGQVLKCAETSTGLELAAKIIKVKGPKDREEVKNEITVMNQLSHVNLIQLYDAFEAKNNVTLIMEYVGGGELFDRIIDENYNLTELDTIIFVKQICEGVQYLHQQYVLHLDLKPENILCVNNTGNQIKIIDFGLARRYKPREKLKVHFGTPEFLAPEVVNYDYVSFPTDMWSVGVIAYMLVSGLSPFLGDHDTETMNNIINANWEFDAEGFESVSEEAKDFVSNLLVKEKSNRFSAGQCLKHSWLNNLLEKAKKCRVRLKSQVMLRKYITQRLWKKNYYAVAAVNRLRKLNQQKNA, encoded by the exons AAAGGTGCCAAACCAAAGCATGAATATAGCAACAGAGGGGTCCAAGGACAAGTAAACAGAGAATTGTTTGAAG AGGCCAATGAAGATATCGAAACCGGTGGAAATGTCCAGAAAGATAAAGATGAGCATGCAAAGGCAAACAGCATCATTCTAGTTGCATCACAGGCAACAATTAATTCTGAAGGAGGTAAATCACTGCACCAACCCCCAGTGTCAGCTGGAAAACATAAAGACCCCGAGGGGGCTTCAGCAACAACAAATACCTCTGGAGGTGTCTGCAAAAAAGAGATTTCTACCGTAACAAAAAAGGTGAAAGAAGTTCCACAGGAAAACAAGAAATACACACAGAATCAGACCTCAACAACAGACAAcatgaaagaaataaataaaatcagcACAAACAATGACTCATATAAAACACATGGAGTTGAAAGAAGCCAAGGAAAAGAGACTGACAATGTCACAATTGAACCCCCTGAGGCCAGTCTGGTGATAAATCAGTCAAAAGTTGTTGGAAACTCCTCAGCACTGGTACAGAG GGCTTTTGAAACAACACAGGTAATGCCAGTCATTCCTTCAGAAAAGGTCAATTCAGAGGAAACAGCCACCAAGGAGCTTGTGCCTGCATCATGTGAAGGACAGAAGGAACCACATAAAAAGCACAAAGTACAACAAAAGCCCAAAGAAGACATGCAAGCTACAATACTACAGAAAACCACAAAGGATAAAGAATCAGCACAAGATGAAAATGTCTGCAAATTATCCAAGCCATCTGTAACccaggagaaaggtttaaaaaacatCAAAATTCAAACAAGCCAGAGAAGTGAGAAAAGTGCTGAGAGTTGCCAAAATAAAGCAGAAAACAAGTGCAAATCAGATACAGGTAGTAAATTAAAGGATTCAAAAGAACTTCAGAAAGCAAGCAACGAATCTGAGAACATCACAGAAATGAATGTTTTGGCAAAGAAGGAAACAGATTCTACAGAAATCACAAACAAAGAACCAGACCAGAAGGGATCTGTTGAGAAGCCAGAAGATCACATCATTATTG ATGATAGTCCGTCACCTCCAGCCCCCTTCAGTCATCGTATAGTAACTACTAAGAAAATACTTGTAACCTCTTCATATACAGTTCATTACAACGAGGTGCTTGGAGG GGGTCGGTTTGGCCAAGTTCTCAAATGTGCAGAAACATCAACTGGCCTCGAACTCGCTGCCAAAATAATTAAAGTAAAAGGACCAAAGGACAGG gAGGAAGTGAAAAATGAAATCACTGTCATGAATCAGTTGAGTCATGTCAACCTGATCCAACTTTATGATGCATTTGAAGCCAAGAACAATGTTACCCTCATTATGGAATA TGTTGGAGGCGGAGAGTTGTTTGACCGAATTATTGATGAAAACTATAATCTGACAGAACTGGATACAATCATCTTTGTGAAGCAAATCTGTGAAGGTGTTCAATATTTACATCAACAATATGTCCTTCACTTGGATCTTAAG CCAGAAAACATTTTGTGTGTAAACAACACaggaaatcaaatcaaaattattgattttggTCTGGCTAGAAG gtATAAACCAAGAGAGAAACTGAAAGTTCATTTTGGTACCCCCGAATTCCTTGCTCCAGAAGTGGTGAATTATGATTATGTTTCATTCCCCACAGACATGTGGAGTGTGGGCGTCATCGCCTACATGTT GGTGAGTGGCTTGTCCCCTTTCCTGGGTGATCATGACACTGAAACCATGAACAATATTATTAATGCAAACTGGGAATTtgatgcagaaggatttgaaagtGTGTCTGAAGAAGCAAAAGATTTTGTTTCAAACCTCCTTGTTAAAGAAAAGAG TAACAGATTCAGTGCAGGACAATGTCTGAAACACAGCTGGCTTAACAATTTACTCGAAAAAGCAAAGAAGTGCAGGGTTCGACTCAAATCGCAAGTGATGCTGCGGAAGTACATCACACAACGCTTATGGAAG